A stretch of DNA from Arachis hypogaea cultivar Tifrunner chromosome 19, arahy.Tifrunner.gnm2.J5K5, whole genome shotgun sequence:
ATACCCGAGTGTAGCGGCAGCGGCAGAAGCGTGTTGCGGCGTCGAGGATCAGAAAACAAACACGGTGCAGGGGAGAACGAGGAAGCAGCGCGAATAGAGAGGAACATAGAACAACCAAGGCGAGTAAAAGAGGCTAAAACCTAGCAAAGCCAAGGATTTCTTCTTTGAATATGGAATTGAAAGAAACAGGAGAAATGTGTAAAACAAAAAGATTAAAGGgacaaatatttaattattaattaatttaaaaataaaaaacggggtttattttgtaaatattttattagtgGTTAATCATACTCCCACATAAAAGTGGGAGTAAGGAATCCATAGCCATAAGGATATGTCTATAGAATGAACTCAATGAAGCACGTCAtagagataataataaaaaaattgatgcagAATAAAATAGCTTATGTGTAgtgtaaaagaaacaaaaagaaataactgTGGTGAAAGAGAAGTAGAAAATTACTTAGATCATAATAATATTGTGCTAATAACATGTTATGAAAATAAAGATTAAAGtttgagaagagaagaaagataaaaaagaatataaaaaataaaaaatgatcttTATTAATAATTGGTGTATATACAAAACTCTAAAAAAGAACTATTTATAACCAAAAATTTAATTCCTAACTGATTTAGTTAAATTAATTGATTCtatctatttaaaatttaaaatataattttaatctaaaaatctataacagatatatttataatatattgaaaattgatttgcgtcctatttttttaatttttttgggtgTGAGAAGGAGTTGTGAGCCTAagggaaagaaaaaacaaaaaaataaactttCGCTTCTTTTCGCGATTGGTTCAGAAGCGGAAGTTTCAACCGTTGTCCGTGTCCAATCTAGCCAGACAGTCTCTTATCCCGTCTTAAATtaattttcccttttctttctgaaTCTAAAATCTTTTGGACACAGAATGTTGTGAGGCTCACCTCCAATTGAGCTAGAGGCAAATAGTTGTATCAAGGTTCCCGAGTCCaattacattttttaaaataaagaatgtAATCCGAAATAGCATAATAGCTACAGGCTTTTTCGTTTCACAGACATAATGGGCTGGTGCAAGtttatccaaaaaagaaaaaaggtattTCCAGATGTTGCTAATTTTTTTTCTCAGTCCAAATGTTTGGCTACTACTTTATAGCTTTGGGCGTGTTAGCTCCTTTCAGGgccgaaaaggaaaaaaaagaagaacatgTGTTAAACACACAACATAATAATACGGTTGATTATTGATGGTGTGGCATTGGGTGACAGGAGAAGGGTGCGGagggagagaagaggaagagaaagagaagaaagaacagagagagacatagaggagggagggagagagaaaccGAGCGAGCGAGATCTCCGAATTAGGGTTCCCAAATTCCCCCTGTGCAAGGTCAGTGAGCGCCTAATCCACCcaatttctttcaatttctttgttATCAATTGTTTTTGTtcctagaaaaaaaaaaacagcgaaGCATCTCGAAAAGCTGAAATTTGATTTGGTAAATATGCTGCTGCTGATGATGATGAAGGAAACTGTGTGTGAGAAAGAAGTGTGCTTGTTGTATGCAGGAGGAGGCGAGTGTGAGGGatttagagagagaagagaggtgagAACGCTGAGTGCTCAGCTGAGAGATTCCATTTCACCCCCAACAGGAGAACGAGTGCCtagaatttcttttttatttttttttcattttcttttcttgttcccCCTCCCTTTCTTTGCTTTCCCCACATTCTGTTAGGCACTTTCCCTTTTTCATTGCGCTACCTTCAAGTCTCTGATGGAGCAGCGAAAGCTTGTGGTGAGTCACATAAATTCAacttgtttctcttcaatcctctAATCATATGTATTTAGGAGTGATTGACAATAATTAATGTTCTGGCATTCTTTTTGTTGATGAACATTATACTTAGTCAATTGTTCGCGTGTGTAGTTATTTTCTCACTTTCTGCCTTCGTAATTTTTTCCTAGGTTTTGGGTATTCCATGGGACGTGGACACTGAGGGCTTGAGGGAATACATGAGCAAGTACGGTGAATTGGAAGATTGTATTGTCATGAAGGTTAGTCTATCTTTACATTTTTTATTAAGTGTTGCTATTTCATGTTCAATTCACCATTGGAGAATCCACTTGACATACCATGTCAATTGTAGATTTTCACCATTGATTGACAAGGTGGTTTCTCCTTTAGCTCTTGTTTTTGGTAAGAAAAAATGCTTGTTTATTATGAAATGAAAACATTGCACATGACATGGAGTTACTTTAATCATTTATCCTATACAAATTACGTGAAGTATACTGTGAAACAACTGCCAGAATTAATGCATATGAATGTCTAATTATTTACCACGTCAGTTGTACTTGGTTTCTTAATAAATGCATTGTAGCACTTAGCATTACTCTCTTAGGGTAGTGGACTACTGGTTCTCCGTGAATTATTAGCGATCACATCCCATGAGGTTTCAAGATATAGCTCTTAACCCCAAACTCGTGCAAATATTGCACTCTGCCCCAAAGTTACAAAAATGTTGCACTGCACCCTTAGCACGTTCTAATCTACTTTCTTTATTTTAGGAGCGATCAACTGGACGATCTCGTGGATTTGGATATGTTACATTTGCTTCGGTGGATGATGCTAAGGTAACTGCTGTCTTTATGTAGATGGTCATTTGCACACACTTTATCATGATCTGACTGACTTTCTGGTGGCAGGATGTTCTATCAGGTGAACATGTTCTTGGCAACAGGATGCTGGAGGtcaaagtggccacaccaaagGTAGTAATCAAATTGCTGATAGGACATTAAATCTATTCTGATTCATTGCTGAGTTATACTATCCTGCTGATTTTGTAATGTTTCATTTTAAAGGAGGAGATGAGAGCACCAGCCAAAAAAGTAACCAGAATATTTGTAGCCAGGATTCCACAATCAGTAACAGAAGCATCTTTTAGAAGGTACATGATTATGTTGTATCTTCATTAAAGATGTGAAGACTCGAGAGTGTTGTTTTCATTGCTAGCATAgtcttataattttatgttattttctcttttggtGGTTTTGCAGTCATTTTGAGAAATATGGTGATATAACAGATCTGTACATGCCAAAGGTACTCCACTCCCTGGCATTGTCATACGAGATGTAAATTGTAGTTAATATGTATAATTTTGTATGCATGTACGTTGTTGACAGTTGCCCAGCAGATTTATGCATGATGCACACATATTTATATGATATTATTGTAGTtgtatgaatgatttatgatttATTTCCATTTTCCAACAGGATCAAGGATCAAAAATGCATCGTGGAATTGGTTTTATCACCTTTGCAAGTGCAGGTTGGGTTGTGTGCTCTACTCCTCACTACGTGCATATTTTAAGTGAATGGGGTTTATAGTACTCTAGTTTCCTTTTAATGTAACTTGATAGTTATCTAAGAGCTTGATTGACACCTGTTGTAAACACCTTTTTAATGCGTACAATATGTGCCCTCATTTGCTCTATATTTTGGTTTATAGACTTACTTTTTGAGTGTAGTGGAAAGGATGTATCAGTTACTATAAGGAGATTTTCTGTCTTGCAGATTCTGTCGAGAGTTTGATGGCAGAAACCCACGAACTGGGAGGTTCTACCGTGGTGGTTGATCGAGCTACACCCAAGGcaagaattttcataaaaatgtCTAACGTAAAATGTGTTTGTGGGTATATATTCAGTGCAATAATACTTTTGGATTTAGTTGCATACACGAGCCATTTGTTTTTCTACCGAAAggtattttatttgttttggttTTCGTTATAACGTTGGTCAAATAATATTGTATATGCCATTTGCAGGATGATGACTTCAAGCCAGTAGGCAGGATGCCACAGGGAGGGTATGGTGCATATAATGCTTATATTTCTGCAGCAACTAGATATGCAGCACTTGGTGCTCCTACTTTGTATGATCATCCAGGCCCAGTCTTCGGAAGTAAGCATGGAATAAAAGCTCTGGTGTATGGAATAAAGATGACTATTGTTGCTGCATACTGATTAGCTTATTCTCTAAATCAGGGGGAGAACCATCTCGTGGAATCGGTAAGAAGATTTTTGTTGGCCGACTTCCCCCAGAGGCAACTTCTGAGGATCTTCGTCAATATTTTGGAAGATTTGGCCGTATTTTAGATGTTTATGTTCCCAGGGTAAGATATTTAAGAACACATACGAGTTTTCTAAACTGCTGAGATCAACAGTCTTCTTTGATGTAGGATCCTAAGAGATCAGGTCATAGAGGTTTTGGATTTGTTACTTTTGCTGAAGATGGTGTAGCAGATCGTGTCTCACGAAGGCCTCATGAAATTTGTGGACAACAAGTACATTATTTAGCATTTGTTTCTATCTTGGATTGTTCCCTATTTTCACAAGTATCTGTTGCCTTTTCtttgcaattgaaattgaaatatatcTATGTGGTGATAGAAGGGAATATATGTTGATTGAGGTTAACTGCCTGTCTTTTGAATGCCCATTTATTATTTGATGTTTGAAGCATGCTATTGTTGGAATAACATTGGAACACTTTAGTATCTAAAGTTGGTACTTTATGAAGAAGAGATGAGTCATAATATGGATTTGTGATTTTGTTCCTATTTATGGAAACCTATCATAGTGCATCGCTATATACGTTGCTTATATCACATGACAAGAAATCTGTACCATAGAACTTTATGATACTTTTTATGACATTACATCTTGGATCTTGCTGTGAATGTCAAGCTGAACTCGATGGTAATTGTGTGATTATATACAGTGTGGCAGATTTGTACATAATGGTGCACAAATTTGTTCTTCTAGTGTTGTCTGTATTCCTTGTGATGGAAAAATTGTGAGTATAATTTCTTGGTTTTAAATATGATTGTGCTAGCATCTTGCTCCTGCAGGTAGCATTAGATTCAGCCACACCTGTTGATGATGCAAGTCCGAGTGGGAATTTTATGATGAATGGTGTGGGTTCTTTTGGGGGTTATGGAGGTCCTATGCGAACTTATGGGAGGATGTATGGTAGCCTGGACTTCGATGATGTGAGTATATACACAGTAATGATTTGATGTGAAGAAAATGGAAATTGGATTAATGTGATTTTGCAAGTGCACCGTGCATGTTAAACATGGGCACTATTTAAGTATATATTAAAGTACCATATAGTTGTACGTATTTGGCTTTTGCTtataatctattttcttttgtagtGGGGTTATGGAATTCCCAGTGGGAGGCCATCAAGAGCAGATTGGAGGTATAGACCATACTAGGAGAGAGCACAGTTTTATTGGTATCATCGCCGTCCGAAATGCTAAAATAGATGCCAGCGAACTGTttctatatttaataatttttaagttgTAGGCACTATGGATTGGATTCTAATTTATGTATTGTAAACCAGATAATACTGTTTCCCCTCATATGTTTTTATTATCGTGTATGTTAGTTGTATTGCATTTGATTCATGTCATAAAGATTTGACAAAGTTTAGTTTATTGCTAAAAGGTCCAACGTAATCTTTCCTCTTTTATCCGAGTTTGCAACCAGCTATGGAACAGATGATGAAAAAATGTGTTCCGTGTATTTGCAGTGTTGATACTGATTTATGATTCACCATAAATAAATGTAGTCTTTTGCCTAACCTACAGGTCAAGAAAACTTGGCTTTGATTTTAGTCCTCTTTATGTAGTGGAATAGCTTTTTGGTTACGTCCGCAAAATGTTTTTAACCGCATGGATGTAGTTCATTTAATTATAACTAAGAGTTGAGATAAAAACACTTGTAACGCCAGAAATTATGGAAAAGGATTATCGTTATAACTTATAAAAGTTGTCAGGCTATCATTATAGTGTTATTTTATCTCAAAATCTTGTAACGTCATTTTCAAAGCAAGCTCGCTGATTTTGTtgatatgtttattatttttatgaacAAGCAAAATAACTGATGGTTATATGGTACACTATCCTTTAATCACATGTGCAGGCCGAATGGCTTAGTATAGTTAATGACTACGTCCGTGTGCGTCTACATTCAGTGCTCTTAGCCTGACAATGATATAAGGAGAATAAATGAAGGAATTTTAATTGATGGATATTCTTGGTAAAAAGGGGATTCAGGACACAGATGTAGGTGATGTAAGGATCTATGCTTAGGCTTGAACCACTgcaaaatatatcaaatcaaatgGCATCAACCAAATGCAGTATTCACATTTCATATATAAGGCGTAATTTTGTATTCTCTATTGTGTTTATTACGAGACAAAATCTTAATGACAAGAGAGAGTGCAAGTAAAAATAGCTATGtgatgtgtatataaaaaatctAGCCACCCATAAAGAATGTGTGTTGTAATACAAAATAGAcgttaaaaataagttaaataatgtATTTATACACGAATACATAATGGCtaatttagtgattgatttttttttgtgcacGTAGTATTTTTGATATGCATATATGGGGTGAATCAGTGATCAAAAGTGCTAAAGCATCTGCTTGGAGACCATAACTGAATATAATTTGGTAATGAAAAACCTTGAGAAGCTTGGAATTCTGCTTGCCCTGTTGTCCTTGTTCTTGTTTTTGAGGCATTGCTATTGAACTTCTCATCTTTTCAGCTTTCATCTGCGCCCTTCTCAGCTTGTTTAGAATCTTATCCATTGATGACGATCTCTTCTTTTCCAGTTTCATCTGTATCAAACCTCTTCACCATTAGGGGGAAAAATGACCTATCTGCATACATTTTGTGAGCTTTTTCTACACAAATTTTAATGCCTTCCTTGCTTATTGATCTtatcataatatatatacatatatatattgtgtTGAACTAAGGACACACTCCATATGAGAAAGTTCAACTTCAAAGCAACAGATTTTGATGAACTGAAATGAAACCTCGAGTTTGCGTATTGTTGCTTCAGCCTTTGCCTTCTGTTGGCTTTCCCATGCAACGATTTTGGCTTCCTCTTTCTGAATCCTACAACGAAATAGAAGTTCATCGGAAAACACACAATCAGAACAACTAAATTATATGTCTCTAGTTCATTGAATGATATGAACATAACAATGATGACATACTTGGTTATGTCCATGGTGGACTTTGCAATATCTGAACATGAAGTTTGGATTTCACTATTACTTTCTTGAAAGGAGGTGAGCTTTGTTGCATGACCTTTAGGCCACCTAATAACAGTGGCCTCACTATCAACCTCAACATCTCTAACCTCTAATTTACCAGAATGTCCATTTTTCTGATCCATGGCTGATGTCGGCGATGAATTCGCATCGTCCTCATTCTCCGGAGGGCTCATCTGGGTACCGTGATCACGTCTTGAGAAAGGTGACATTATGCGGTTCTCCTCATTCTTAGGGTTCTCATCTGTAAATAAAAGTAACTGAAAACATTTTAAGTATATGCAGATTCTCAGACATTAATATAAACAAGTGAATAAATCTTGGCAAACAGAATATCTTTTTGCAATTATAGCTAAGCGCTGGATCCAACAATATGAAATATGCAATTTTGATTGGTAACTAGGCTGCCCAAAAACAAGAAGCACATACCTTGAGAATTAGGCGAAGATGGGTCACATAACAATTGATTCCACATGGGAGCCAGAACACCATTGTTGTCATTGAGCACCGCACCAGTAGAACATGGTTGCATAACATTGCCGATATCAAAACGGTGACCAAAATCATTGTCATGcgcatcaaaatgatgaagagagAGAGCATCTGGTGCCAAGACTCCTGTTGTGAAAGATGAACCAACCATCAAGTTCCTCACAAGCAAGCCTTGGCGCAGTGGAATTGTAGGTGAATAGTTCGAGTAgtaggatgatgatgatgttcctGGAGGCATAATTGGACCACTCTTTGATTTTGGATGCCTTTGAAGTTGTGATCGTGAATATGAGtttctgttgttgttgctgctgctgccaTAGCCTGAAACTGGGCTACAAATCCATCTCTCAGCATCATCCCATTTAGAAGgcattgttcttcttccactGTTGAATGATGTCAAACCAGAATGCCTTCTGATTCTGCTTGTTTGATTCAACACTACTCTCTCTGAATTCCATCCCTTTTGGCTCCCGATGCTTCTTTCACTATGATTTTGCATATCTGGGATTAGAAATGAGCCCAGTTTCATGGAGGAACTAGAGTTATTATTATTACTCTCCATGAGAAAAACTAGGGTCAGTTCTTCACTTTTCCTGAAGCTTCATATTTGTTGTTGCCAAGCTCTTAAAGAAGAACCGAGGTAGTACAAATTTAGAATAGAGATTAAGTGAACATGTTTTTGCCTTTTTGGCTCATCTACTACTACTTCATGTACAACTATTCTTACTTGGGGGTTGTTGAAAACAATGTTTGCTTCTATCTGAGCCAAAAAGAGAGTGTAATGGATTTTGATCACTCATGACTCCATCACACGGTAAGATTAGTCCATTTCACAACAAACCAAAGCAACGGGCCCTGAATTGAACTGAATAGGAAGAAGCCGAGAAATTCAGGTAGAGAGAGATGTTACTGCTGATTTTGTTGCTTAATGTTAGTCAAATTTGACAGGTCAATATTATTGTTGATTGTAGAGCAGTGTCTTTGAATACTGAACAGGACTAACcatgattatttttaaaataatatcaataTATAGAGGATCCATATTGCAAGATTATGTAAAATGCTTGATAATGATGGGTAGAAGAAGTATTAGATAAGTTGAGAGGATTGGATGTACATAACACATAAGTCCAATAATACCAATGAATGAAGCCACTTTGTTAAGATAACATTGCTTTGGAACATTGGGTGTGGAACAACAAGCAGAACAAGACAAGAAACATTAGCTGTCACCTGTCAGGCATGCTTGATCATGTCCTCTTCCTATTCCCCAACTGATTTAACTCCCCAAGCTAGTAACAATTTCACTCACAAAGCGATTAAAGAATAATCACTACTCTTTCtgcgttctttttttttttttttggttaaggtAAGGGGCCAGAAGCCCAAACAACAAAAGGAACTACACTAAATTAATCATTCTGGGCCAAGAGGTGCCAGTAATATCACTAAGTACCCAAAGATCGCTCCCTGGAGGAGGGGAATTCCATACCATGAGGCTTTGTTCTTGTGCCGCTCCAAGATTGGCGAGAAAATCTGCACAACCGTTTGCTTCGCGATAAACGTGCTCAATCCTAACTTGCCAACCCCTGTCAAGGAGCTCGCTGATCCTGTAGTAGAGGACCGACCCAGAATTCCTCTTCAAGGAAGGGTTTTTGACACTGTTTACTACTGCACTTGAGTCACAATCAAGCCAAATTCTTCTGAACCCCATCGTCCAGGCTATTTCCAGGCCGGTGTATACCCCCCAAAGCTCAGCAAGGTGTGCGGAACAGACACCCAGATTTCTGGAAAAACCCATGATCCATCTTCCTTCACTATTTCTTAGAATACCACCGCATCCCGCCCTCCTTGGATTATCTTTTACTGCCCCATCTGTGTTAATTTTAATCCAATTACTTTGTGGGGGTTGCCACTTGATACTGATAGTCATTCTCCTGTGAGTATTGGTCCCAACGAGATACTTCTCAAAGGCTTTTTGAATGGTGTTAACATAATCCTGAATAAGATTGTACGCTACCACTGGTCTCTTGAAGGATCTTTGGAATATTTCCATATTTCTCCAATTCCAAATCCTCCAACAAGCAACCATATAGATACTAATCCATTCCGCTTGAATCGAGCAACCCCAATCCTTGTTCAAACACTCATGGAACCAATCAGACGTTGGAATGGAAAAGAACTCCAACGCTAACTCGCTTCTAACCAGCTTTTTCCAGATAACCTTTGCCCCCTCGCAATCTCTCAAAacatgcatagtgtcttcaactTGATTTG
This window harbors:
- the LOC112779864 gene encoding heterogeneous nuclear ribonucleoprotein 1 isoform X1 — protein: MEQRKLVVLGIPWDVDTEGLREYMSKYGELEDCIVMKERSTGRSRGFGYVTFASVDDAKDVLSGEHVLGNRMLEVKVATPKEEMRAPAKKVTRIFVARIPQSVTEASFRSHFEKYGDITDLYMPKDQGSKMHRGIGFITFASADSVESLMAETHELGGSTVVVDRATPKDDDFKPVGRMPQGGYGAYNAYISAATRYAALGAPTLYDHPGPVFGRGEPSRGIGKKIFVGRLPPEATSEDLRQYFGRFGRILDVYVPRDPKRSGHRGFGFVTFAEDGVADRVSRRPHEICGQQVALDSATPVDDASPSGNFMMNGVGSFGGYGGPMRTYGRMYGSLDFDDWGYGIPSGRPSRADWRYRPY
- the LOC112779863 gene encoding uncharacterized protein, which produces MESNNNNSSSSMKLGSFLIPDMQNHSERSIGSQKGWNSERVVLNQTSRIRRHSGLTSFNSGRRTMPSKWDDAERWICSPVSGYGSSSNNNRNSYSRSQLQRHPKSKSGPIMPPGTSSSSYYSNYSPTIPLRQGLLVRNLMVGSSFTTGVLAPDALSLHHFDAHDNDFGHRFDIGNVMQPCSTGAVLNDNNGVLAPMWNQLLCDPSSPNSQDENPKNEENRIMSPFSRRDHGTQMSPPENEDDANSSPTSAMDQKNGHSGKLEVRDVEVDSEATVIRWPKGHATKLTSFQESNSEIQTSCSDIAKSTMDITKIQKEEAKIVAWESQQKAKAEATIRKLEMKLEKKRSSSMDKILNKLRRAQMKAEKMRSSIAMPQKQEQGQQGKQNSKLLKVFHYQIIFSYGLQADALALLITDSPHICISKILRAQKKINH
- the LOC112779864 gene encoding heterogeneous nuclear ribonucleoprotein 1 isoform X2; protein product: MEQRKLVVLGIPWDVDTEGLREYMSKYGELEDCIVMKERSTGRSRGFGYVTFASVDDAKDVLSGEHVLGNRMLEVKVATPKEEMRAPAKKVTRIFVARIPQSVTEASFRSHFEKYGDITDLYMPKDQGSKMHRGIGFITFASADSVESLMAETHELGGSTVVVDRATPKDDDFKPVGRMPQGGYGAYNAYISAATRYAALGAPTLYDHPGPVFGRGEPSRGIGKKIFVGRLPPEATSEDLRQYFGRFGRILDVYVPRVALDSATPVDDASPSGNFMMNGVGSFGGYGGPMRTYGRMYGSLDFDDWGYGIPSGRPSRADWRYRPY